In Salvelinus sp. IW2-2015 linkage group LG8, ASM291031v2, whole genome shotgun sequence, the sequence atataTTGGTATTATTGTATAATGTACACCATGTGTTAGGCACTTATTTCTGTTATAAAGTTTACATTTATTCTCTACTAGTGGAGTATATTCATTGCTTAAAGTGATACTTGACCCAAATTTCATCATTTGTCAACATCAtcttatatattttaaaatataagaatatgaacatacagtcaattacccagaagaatagaataaacattttagcataacaCCACTTGTTTACCCTGCTGTCCACCATTTTGTTCTACCAAATCTTTTTTTTCTGGATTTCATAAAGTAAACAAAGCATTTCCAAATTCAGGGTATTCTACTCTGATGAAAGAGTGTTAAACAAGGGTGTGCAATGTCAGAAAGTTTAACTTCAAGAGGTATTTAAGCACAGACATTATGCAGTCAGAAACACAGATGGAAGCTGGGCAAGACTTTCTTGTAGATTTTCTCCTTGAGTGAAAGCATCATCTAAGGCTTTACCATGAAGACTACTGTTCTTTTGTTTACTGTGGTGCTCATAGGTAAGAATAACCAAAAATGACATATATTCATTCAACTATTAGGTCAATCCATTGCAATATCAAATCAAGTAGCTGTCCAGCTCGCACATGCAATTTGGTTCTGGGTGCAGTGTTCAATATAATTTTGGGATTTTAATATAAATACCCTTAAATAGTTTAGTAGAAAATATCAGCATAACAGATTTTCCTCCTTAGTCAATATATCTGTGGTCCATCCCATCTCTAGCTGTGTTGTCAGAGTGTGAGATGGTCAAGTTTGGTCAGCTGTGCAGCGGCAACTCCAGtaacaggaggaggacaggagacagaTGGGGACAAGGACACTACGGCGCACGCAGGTatggcaagtgtgtgtgtgtgtgtgtctgtagtatttGTGGCATGTATTTTGATGTATCAGTTAGgttttgtattattttactgtCTGCAATTTACCTCATACTTTAGTTGATAAGATTCCATGACAATGATTGAAATCTAAAAACCCATTAATTCAATATTAATACtcttactgtatacagtacaagAATGAAAACATACCATAGTGTTGTGATTGAGAGACTCTCTGAATACTTCCCTCAGCATTAATACCCTTTCCTATCTATGCCCAGAGGAGACCGTGTGCATCAGGGCCTGGACattgtgtgtaatgatggggccacagtgtacGCTCCATTTGACGTGAAACTCAACGGGAAAGTGATCGTGTACACAGACCCGAAGAAGGCAGCCATCAACGATGGGATCAACCTCAGTGGAGAGGGTCAGTGTCTATCctgaatcattttttttttttcataaccGAGATAAATAGTTAAGTTAATGCTATGCTTGTAAATATGCACTGTATTCCGATGGAACTCCCTAAAAACCAACCACTTCACTCTGATTGTCGTAAMAGGTTAGGAAagcattttcgctaaccctaaccctaatccttttCTTAACCTTaacttaattctcctaacctgctacattaattctcCTTACCTGCTGTGTTAGTTCTCCTGACCACTAAGAAAAAGTCACTTTTGGTCATGGCTGTATTGAAGTGGCGTGTTTTTAGGCTGTGCCGTATCCCGATTTTCTGGCTCTGTTGTTTCACTGAGGTATACTAGCAACTAATATGTCACATGGCGGAATGGATATTGGAAGAATATGTGGCATATAATTGGGTAATGGTTGAATCGATTGTCTAATTGATTGATCGATTGACTGACACTGTGGTTGTCTCTGTTTTCTAGGTCTGTGCTTTAAGCTGTTCTACG encodes:
- the LOC111967571 gene encoding leukocyte cell-derived chemotaxin-2, translating into MKTTVLLFTVVLIAVLSECEMVKFGQLCSGNSSNRRRTGDRWGQGHYGARRGDRVHQGLDIVCNDGATVYAPFDVKLNGKVIVYTDPKKAAINDGINLSGEGLCFKLFYVKPDKYSGVVKKGQRIGTLLTMQSVYPGITSHVHVQMCDKSDPTKFF